The proteins below come from a single Kitasatospora sp. NBC_00315 genomic window:
- a CDS encoding class I adenylate-forming enzyme family protein, producing the protein MKAAATTPPGDLGALPLDPSWVDEVLLAGAGSEPCLFFDEPVSRDELRRLVLGRQTVLSAAGLRRGGSLALCLAPSLALVANLLAAWRIGAQAALLDHRLTPLETARALARLEPQVVVAAAQPVGSGPARGFYEQQDVVTAHPGRPARSPHAVVQLSSGSTGPSKIIGRTAADLVAELDRYARIEGVPGAGERIVSLASMVHVLGLVGGLLHSLHAGVRLAIPRRPTAEGILATVAAGSEPTTLLGVPFHIELLSWVAEPPRLPQLTGMTTGGELVRAQVHDAFVNRYGVRLGSMYGMTEVGVIATDLFGAHRPELTPAPGIALREVGGELLIAREQSPYLDHGAPAAAGPIRWADGWLHTKDGGTVDPGTGRVRVLGRLDSQISVGGLKVDLTEVEEALTTLPEVAAAVVVFGTSIEAYVVLRPEGTAARVEAQLTERLAAYKRPRLIHVVDRLPRTATGKLVRDRAALSGAGRSLQTPTVQEQSNRKGSTSDVH; encoded by the coding sequence ATGAAGGCTGCTGCCACAACTCCGCCGGGAGACTTAGGCGCTCTCCCCCTCGATCCCTCCTGGGTCGACGAGGTCCTCCTTGCCGGCGCCGGTTCCGAGCCCTGCCTCTTCTTCGACGAACCGGTCAGCAGGGACGAACTACGCCGTCTGGTCCTGGGCCGGCAGACCGTGCTGTCCGCGGCCGGGCTGCGCCGGGGCGGCTCGCTCGCCCTGTGCCTGGCCCCCTCGCTCGCCCTGGTCGCCAACCTGCTGGCGGCCTGGCGGATCGGGGCCCAGGCCGCGCTGCTCGACCACCGGCTCACCCCCCTCGAAACCGCCCGGGCACTCGCCCGGCTGGAGCCGCAGGTGGTGGTGGCGGCCGCGCAACCGGTCGGCAGCGGCCCGGCCCGCGGTTTCTACGAGCAACAGGACGTCGTCACCGCGCACCCGGGCCGTCCGGCGCGGAGCCCGCACGCGGTCGTGCAGCTCAGCTCCGGTTCCACCGGCCCTTCGAAGATCATCGGACGTACCGCGGCCGACCTGGTCGCCGAACTCGACCGGTACGCAAGGATCGAGGGGGTGCCCGGGGCCGGTGAGCGGATCGTCTCGCTGGCCTCGATGGTGCACGTGCTGGGCCTCGTCGGCGGCCTGCTGCACAGCCTGCACGCGGGGGTACGACTCGCGATCCCGCGGCGGCCGACGGCGGAGGGCATCCTCGCCACGGTCGCGGCCGGCTCCGAGCCGACCACCCTGCTCGGCGTGCCGTTCCACATCGAACTGCTCAGCTGGGTGGCCGAACCACCCCGGCTGCCCCAGCTCACCGGCATGACCACCGGCGGAGAGCTGGTCCGCGCCCAGGTGCACGACGCCTTCGTGAACCGCTACGGTGTCCGCCTCGGCAGCATGTACGGGATGACCGAGGTGGGCGTCATCGCCACCGACCTGTTCGGCGCGCACCGGCCGGAGTTGACCCCGGCGCCCGGCATCGCCCTGCGCGAGGTCGGCGGCGAACTGCTGATCGCCAGGGAGCAGTCGCCCTACCTCGACCACGGGGCGCCCGCCGCCGCGGGCCCGATCCGCTGGGCCGACGGCTGGCTGCACACCAAGGACGGCGGCACGGTGGATCCCGGCACCGGGCGGGTCCGGGTGCTGGGCCGGCTCGACTCCCAGATCTCCGTCGGCGGCCTGAAGGTCGACCTCACCGAGGTCGAGGAGGCCCTCACCACCCTGCCGGAGGTGGCCGCCGCGGTCGTCGTCTTCGGCACCTCGATCGAGGCCTACGTCGTGCTGCGCCCGGAGGGCACCGCGGCGCGGGTGGAGGCACAGCTCACCGAACGGCTGGCGGCCTACAAACGGCCCCGCCTGATCCACGTCGTCGACCGACTGCCGCGCACCGCGACCGGGAAGCTGGTCCGCGACCGGGCCGCCCTGAGCGGCGCCGGCCGGTCCCTCCAGACACCCACCGTCCAGGAACAGTCCAACCGAAAAGGAAGTACCAGCGATGTCCACTGA
- a CDS encoding ATP-binding cassette domain-containing protein — protein MIETSGLRKSFQTGRRSRTATVDAVAGLDLTVAEGEIFGFLGPNGAGKTTTLRMLATLLRPDGGDAVIAGADLRTQQAAVRRSIGYIAQGGGTWDDVTAREELVMQARMHGIGKAEAQTRAVAALDAFDLTEYADRNCRTYSGGQRRRVDIALGVIHRPKVLFLDEPTSGLDPQSRSHMWDEIRRLRSDGMTVFLTTHYLDEADALCDRIAIIDGGGIVAEGTPAALKRSIAGEVVTVGVADAEVAQKASGVLAEQDCVRSAEVREDGALRLSVDVGETAMPQIMRTLADAGIELATIELHRPTLDDVFLTKTGRSLRES, from the coding sequence ATGATCGAGACCAGCGGACTGCGGAAGTCCTTCCAGACCGGGCGCCGCAGCAGGACCGCCACCGTGGACGCGGTGGCGGGCCTGGACCTCACGGTGGCGGAGGGTGAGATCTTCGGGTTCCTCGGCCCCAACGGCGCGGGCAAGACGACCACGCTGCGCATGCTCGCCACCCTGCTCCGGCCCGACGGCGGCGACGCCGTCATCGCCGGCGCCGACCTGCGCACCCAGCAGGCCGCGGTCCGCCGGAGCATCGGTTACATCGCCCAGGGCGGTGGCACCTGGGACGACGTGACGGCCCGTGAGGAACTGGTGATGCAGGCCCGGATGCACGGCATCGGCAAGGCCGAGGCGCAGACCCGGGCGGTCGCCGCCCTCGACGCCTTCGACCTCACCGAGTACGCCGACCGCAACTGCCGCACCTACTCCGGCGGCCAGCGCCGCCGGGTGGACATCGCCCTCGGCGTGATCCACCGGCCCAAGGTGCTCTTCCTCGACGAGCCCACCTCGGGCCTCGACCCGCAGAGCCGCTCGCACATGTGGGACGAGATCCGCAGGCTGCGCAGCGACGGCATGACCGTCTTCCTGACCACGCACTACCTGGACGAGGCCGACGCGCTCTGCGACCGGATCGCCATCATCGACGGCGGCGGCATCGTCGCCGAGGGCACCCCGGCCGCGCTCAAGCGCTCGATCGCCGGCGAGGTGGTCACCGTCGGCGTGGCCGACGCCGAGGTCGCGCAGAAGGCGTCCGGTGTCCTGGCCGAGCAGGACTGCGTGCGCTCCGCCGAGGTGCGTGAGGACGGCGCTCTGCGCCTGTCGGTGGACGTCGGCGAGACGGCGATGCCGCAGATCATGCGGACCCTGGCCGACGCCGGGATCGAGCTGGCCACCATCGAGCTGCACCGGCCGACGCTGGACGACGTGTTCCTCACCAAGACCGGCCGCTCGCTGCGGGAGTCCTGA
- a CDS encoding ABC transporter permease, whose translation MLRDTWLVFQRHMLLMVRSPLSIVLGVSQPVVYLALFAPLLKPALASMGAGSMADAYRIYVPGMLVALALGGGLYVGFGLLAELGSGVIERARVTPVSRVALLLGRALRDVVTLVIQAAIIIVLSMPLGLFVRIPDLLLAYVLLALITLSSASISYGIALKVSSPDVLGQLVNNLAQPLMLLSGTLLPLALAPLWLRQASDWNPFSWAVVGMRALFAGHTGDASVWQSIALMAAVALLALTWSARLFARSVR comes from the coding sequence ATGCTCCGCGACACCTGGCTGGTGTTCCAGCGGCACATGCTGCTGATGGTGAGGTCCCCGCTCTCGATCGTCCTGGGCGTCTCCCAGCCGGTCGTCTACCTGGCCCTGTTCGCGCCGCTGCTCAAGCCCGCGCTCGCCTCCATGGGCGCGGGCTCGATGGCCGACGCCTACCGGATCTACGTGCCCGGCATGCTGGTCGCCCTGGCACTCGGCGGAGGGCTCTACGTCGGCTTCGGCCTGCTCGCCGAGCTCGGTTCGGGCGTCATCGAGCGGGCCAGGGTCACCCCGGTCAGCAGGGTGGCGCTGCTGCTCGGCCGGGCCCTGCGCGACGTCGTCACGCTGGTGATCCAGGCGGCCATCATCATCGTGCTGTCGATGCCCCTCGGCCTCTTCGTCCGGATCCCGGACCTGCTGCTCGCCTACGTGCTGCTGGCGCTCATCACCCTGAGCAGCGCCTCCATCTCCTACGGCATCGCGCTCAAGGTGAGCAGCCCCGACGTGCTCGGCCAGCTTGTCAACAACCTGGCGCAGCCGCTGATGCTGCTGTCGGGCACGCTGCTGCCGCTCGCCCTGGCCCCGCTCTGGCTGCGCCAGGCGTCCGACTGGAACCCCTTCAGCTGGGCGGTCGTCGGCATGCGCGCGCTGTTCGCCGGCCACACCGGCGACGCCTCGGTCTGGCAGAGCATCGCCCTGATGGCGGCCGTGGCGCTGCTGGCGCTCACCTGGTCGGCCCGCCTCTTCGCCCGCTCCGTCCGTTGA
- a CDS encoding acyl carrier protein, producing the protein MSTEAMSTEEIRAFVLTSLSEMNYDIGGIDDDTLLGPAGADLESLSLAELGVRVEERFGVRFDDDEAELLGTMTVGEFGAAVAARIQSAPAAGL; encoded by the coding sequence ATGTCCACTGAGGCGATGTCCACCGAGGAGATCCGTGCGTTCGTGCTCACCTCGTTGAGCGAGATGAACTACGACATCGGCGGCATCGACGACGACACGTTGCTCGGTCCGGCCGGCGCCGACCTGGAGTCGCTCTCGCTCGCCGAGTTGGGTGTCCGGGTCGAGGAGCGGTTCGGCGTCAGGTTCGACGACGACGAGGCCGAGTTGCTCGGCACCATGACGGTCGGCGAGTTCGGTGCGGCCGTGGCCGCCCGGATCCAGTCCGCGCCGGCCGCGGGCCTCTGA
- a CDS encoding methyltransferase domain-containing protein, whose product MEPAIGSGLNTAVERYYDITLDLYEDLWGEHVHHGFWDPGEAPGLNGADRHAATDRLVRELVDYAGVPAGSRVLDVGCGIGGPALHLAGALGCTVEGVTLSALQAARANEKAQAAGVADRARFHQLDALSTGYPDESFGVVWAVESLMHIADREAFFAESIRMLAPGGTLAVATWSVRDGELDDDERELVRQILVHQVMPDFSSLEEHERLARAAGFADVATVDWSSAVANSWDPGFAQIQQFERGRTVMRDLARERGVDVLGFFHAGPLMKKGFDTGVITYGALRATKPRQDPGQAPPSGPTP is encoded by the coding sequence GTGGAACCAGCGATCGGCTCCGGCCTGAACACGGCCGTGGAGCGCTATTACGACATCACCCTCGACCTGTACGAGGACCTTTGGGGTGAGCATGTCCACCACGGTTTCTGGGATCCGGGCGAGGCCCCCGGCCTGAACGGGGCGGACCGGCACGCCGCCACCGATCGGCTGGTGCGCGAACTGGTCGACTACGCCGGCGTTCCCGCCGGATCGCGGGTGCTCGATGTGGGCTGCGGCATCGGCGGACCGGCGCTGCACCTCGCCGGGGCGCTGGGCTGCACCGTCGAGGGAGTGACCCTCAGCGCCCTGCAGGCCGCCCGCGCCAACGAGAAGGCCCAGGCCGCGGGCGTCGCCGACCGGGCCCGCTTCCACCAGCTCGACGCGCTCAGCACCGGGTACCCGGACGAGTCCTTCGGCGTGGTCTGGGCGGTGGAGAGCCTGATGCACATCGCCGACCGGGAGGCCTTCTTTGCCGAGTCGATCCGGATGCTCGCGCCGGGCGGCACGCTCGCGGTCGCCACCTGGTCGGTCCGCGACGGTGAGCTGGACGACGACGAGCGCGAACTCGTCCGGCAGATCCTGGTGCACCAGGTGATGCCCGACTTCTCGTCCCTGGAGGAGCACGAGCGGCTGGCCCGCGCGGCCGGCTTCGCCGACGTCGCCACGGTGGACTGGAGCAGTGCCGTCGCCAACTCCTGGGATCCGGGCTTCGCGCAGATCCAGCAGTTCGAGCGGGGCCGTACGGTGATGCGCGACCTCGCCCGCGAGCGCGGCGTGGACGTGCTCGGCTTCTTCCACGCCGGGCCGCTGATGAAGAAGGGCTTCGACACCGGCGTCATCACCTATGGCGCACTGCGGGCCACCAAGCCGCGGCAGGACCCGGGGCAGGCGCCGCCGTCCGGCCCGACGCCATGA
- a CDS encoding beta-ketoacyl synthase N-terminal-like domain-containing protein — protein sequence MSVVRRGPRSVVVTGAAVLSALGRGVQPLLSAALDGAPAFAPVRRFDLSGRQLAPAATCPGSPVLTDELDRVVGEACDEAGLSTAGRAGLPLHLAVHGDPALARAAAPERPAHGADVFADALARRTGLSGPSRAYTSACVASSTAVADAAAAVAHGHADRIVVAAGYLVEADQFAVFEAGRALARDGRVRPFSSGRTGLLLGDGVVAVVVEAASAARARRARPLAVLAGWGRAGDAYHVCKPRPDGAGLARAITDALHRGRVGPERIGYVNAHGSGTAMSDTAEAAALHRALGDSAATVPVSSTKSVHGQALEAGALLELVVTIAALRAGRLPVNAGFLGPDETCPLNLVLDRALDTPSDHALSLTTAFGGANTALLVGTP from the coding sequence ATGTCAGTGGTCCGGCGCGGCCCCCGTTCCGTGGTCGTCACCGGGGCCGCCGTGCTCAGCGCGCTCGGCCGGGGCGTCCAGCCGCTGCTGTCCGCCGCACTCGACGGCGCACCGGCGTTCGCGCCGGTGCGGCGCTTCGACCTGTCCGGCCGGCAGCTCGCTCCGGCCGCGACGTGTCCCGGATCTCCGGTCCTGACCGACGAGTTGGACCGGGTGGTCGGCGAAGCCTGCGACGAGGCCGGGCTCTCCACGGCCGGGCGCGCCGGGCTCCCGCTGCACCTCGCGGTGCACGGCGATCCCGCGCTCGCCCGGGCCGCCGCGCCGGAGCGCCCGGCCCACGGCGCGGACGTCTTCGCGGACGCGCTCGCCCGGCGCACCGGGCTGTCCGGCCCCTCCCGCGCCTACACCTCCGCCTGCGTGGCGTCGAGCACCGCCGTCGCCGACGCCGCCGCGGCGGTGGCCCACGGGCACGCCGACCGGATCGTGGTGGCGGCCGGCTATCTGGTCGAGGCCGACCAGTTCGCCGTCTTCGAGGCGGGCCGGGCACTGGCCCGCGACGGACGGGTACGTCCGTTCAGCTCCGGCCGTACCGGGCTGCTGCTCGGCGACGGCGTGGTCGCCGTGGTGGTCGAGGCCGCCTCGGCGGCCCGGGCCCGGCGGGCCCGGCCGCTCGCGGTGCTGGCCGGCTGGGGCCGCGCGGGCGACGCGTACCACGTCTGCAAACCGCGCCCGGACGGCGCCGGGCTGGCCCGGGCGATCACCGACGCCCTGCACCGGGGCCGGGTCGGCCCGGAGCGGATCGGCTACGTGAACGCCCACGGCTCGGGCACCGCGATGAGCGACACCGCCGAGGCCGCCGCCCTGCACCGGGCGCTCGGCGACAGCGCCGCGACCGTACCGGTCAGCTCCACCAAGTCGGTGCACGGCCAGGCCCTGGAGGCCGGCGCCCTGCTCGAACTGGTCGTCACCATCGCCGCCCTGCGGGCCGGAAGGCTGCCGGTGAACGCGGGCTTCCTGGGACCGGACGAGACCTGCCCGCTGAACCTGGTGCTCGACCGGGCCCTGGACACGCCCTCCGACCACGCGCTGAGCCTCACCACGGCCTTCGGCGGAGCGAACACCGCACTCCTGGTCGGCACACCGTGA
- a CDS encoding chitobiase/beta-hexosaminidase C-terminal domain-containing protein, translated as MTHLIAPPRGPRPRQGARRVPLLLAVLALLLSGLGLTSVAGTAAAASADYTQSVTATSTTQAKISFTPTTAALYVDVHFLVNSANQQNIRMVNGSGTWTYTVGGLATGNALDYWFTYEKSGPQYDTPHFAYTQGGGGTVGQVAQPTFSPAGGQFATAQTVTISDATAGATIRYTRDGSTPTGSSPAYTGPISVTASSTVKAFAQLSGLTDSSVASATYTIGGTQTSCPVQSDTPDFGPNVHIYDPSMSAATIQAQLDTHFNQMKDTQSAQFSSNRVADLFKPGTYNVNDNVGFYTSVAGLGQNPDDVTINGNITVDAFNASDAGNATQNFWRSAENLAINPGGGTNRWAVAQAAPFRRIDVHGNLALYPASYGWASGGYVADTRVTGQMASISQQQWYTRDSGLGSWDGGVWNMVFSGVQGAPANTFPTPPETVLATTPVSRDVPYLYVDGSNRYRVFLPSLRTNASGASWASGSTPGSSVPMSQFYVVKAGDTASTINNALAQGCNLFVTPGVYHLNQTLNVTRANTVVLGVGYPTFVPDNGVNAMQVADVDGVRLKGLLFDAGATNSQALLTVGPSGSSASHAANPTTIQDVFFRIGGQLAGKATNSLVVNSGNTVIDHIWAWRADHGNAGTIGWTTNTADTGLIVNGNDVLATGLFVEHYQKYEVVWNGQGGRTIFFQNENPYDVPNQAAWKSSASVNGYAAYKVGNNVTSHEAWGVGSYCYFNVNPAVSNYHAFEVPNNSGVRFHSLLSVSLNYQGTITHVINDTGAVTPTGTTPVNVVSYP; from the coding sequence ATGACCCACCTCATTGCTCCCCCGCGCGGCCCACGGCCGCGGCAGGGCGCCCGCCGCGTCCCGCTGCTGCTGGCCGTCCTGGCGCTCCTGCTCAGTGGGCTCGGCCTGACATCGGTGGCGGGTACGGCCGCCGCCGCGTCGGCCGACTACACCCAGAGCGTGACCGCCACCAGCACCACCCAGGCGAAGATCTCCTTCACCCCGACCACCGCGGCGCTCTACGTCGACGTGCACTTCCTGGTCAACTCGGCCAACCAGCAGAACATCCGGATGGTCAACGGCTCCGGCACCTGGACGTACACCGTCGGCGGGCTCGCCACCGGCAACGCCCTGGACTACTGGTTCACCTACGAGAAGAGCGGCCCGCAGTACGACACGCCGCACTTCGCCTACACCCAGGGCGGCGGCGGCACCGTCGGCCAGGTGGCGCAGCCGACCTTCAGCCCGGCCGGCGGGCAGTTCGCCACCGCCCAGACGGTGACGATCTCCGACGCCACCGCCGGGGCGACCATCCGCTACACCCGTGACGGCTCGACCCCGACCGGCAGCTCCCCGGCGTACACCGGGCCGATCAGCGTCACCGCCAGCAGCACCGTCAAGGCCTTCGCCCAGCTGTCGGGTCTCACCGACTCCTCGGTGGCCTCGGCGACCTACACCATCGGTGGCACCCAGACCAGCTGCCCGGTGCAGTCGGACACGCCGGACTTCGGCCCCAACGTCCACATCTACGACCCCAGCATGTCCGCCGCCACCATCCAGGCGCAGCTGGACACCCACTTCAACCAGATGAAGGACACCCAGTCGGCGCAGTTCAGCTCCAACCGGGTGGCCGACCTGTTCAAGCCGGGTACGTACAACGTGAATGACAACGTCGGCTTCTACACCTCGGTGGCCGGCCTCGGCCAGAACCCCGACGACGTGACCATCAACGGCAACATCACCGTCGACGCCTTCAACGCCTCGGACGCCGGCAACGCCACCCAGAACTTCTGGCGCAGCGCCGAGAACCTCGCCATCAACCCCGGCGGCGGCACCAACCGCTGGGCGGTGGCGCAGGCCGCCCCGTTCCGCCGCATCGACGTGCACGGCAACCTCGCCCTCTACCCGGCCAGTTACGGCTGGGCCAGCGGCGGCTACGTCGCCGACACCCGGGTCACCGGCCAGATGGCGTCGATCTCCCAGCAGCAGTGGTACACCCGGGACAGCGGCCTCGGCAGCTGGGACGGCGGCGTGTGGAACATGGTGTTCTCCGGCGTCCAGGGCGCTCCGGCCAACACCTTCCCCACCCCGCCCGAGACTGTGCTCGCCACCACCCCGGTCTCCCGCGACGTCCCCTACCTGTACGTCGACGGCTCCAACCGCTACCGCGTCTTCCTCCCGAGCCTGCGCACCAACGCGTCGGGCGCGAGCTGGGCCTCCGGCAGCACTCCCGGCAGCTCCGTACCGATGAGTCAGTTCTACGTCGTCAAGGCCGGTGACACCGCCTCCACCATCAACAACGCGCTCGCCCAGGGCTGCAACCTGTTCGTCACCCCGGGTGTCTACCACCTGAACCAGACGCTCAACGTCACCCGGGCCAACACGGTCGTCCTCGGTGTCGGCTACCCGACCTTCGTGCCCGACAACGGCGTCAACGCCATGCAGGTCGCCGACGTGGACGGGGTCCGGCTCAAGGGCCTGCTCTTCGACGCCGGCGCCACCAACTCCCAGGCGCTGCTGACCGTCGGCCCGTCCGGCTCCTCCGCGAGCCACGCGGCCAACCCGACCACGATCCAGGACGTGTTCTTCCGGATCGGCGGCCAGCTCGCCGGCAAGGCCACCAACAGCCTGGTCGTCAACAGCGGCAACACCGTCATCGACCACATCTGGGCCTGGCGCGCCGACCACGGCAACGCCGGGACCATCGGCTGGACCACCAACACCGCCGACACCGGCCTCATCGTCAACGGCAACGACGTCCTCGCCACGGGCCTGTTCGTGGAGCACTACCAGAAGTACGAGGTGGTCTGGAACGGCCAGGGCGGCCGCACGATCTTCTTCCAGAACGAGAACCCCTACGACGTGCCCAACCAGGCCGCCTGGAAGAGCTCCGCCTCGGTCAACGGCTACGCCGCCTACAAGGTCGGCAACAACGTCACCAGTCACGAGGCGTGGGGGGTGGGCAGTTACTGCTACTTCAACGTCAATCCGGCGGTGTCGAACTACCACGCCTTCGAGGTGCCCAACAACAGCGGTGTGCGGTTCCACTCGCTGCTCAGCGTCTCGTTGAACTACCAGGGCACCATCACCCACGTCATCAACGACACGGGGGCGGTCACGCCCACCGGTACCACCCCGGTCAACGTCGTCTCGTACCCGTGA
- a CDS encoding phosphopantetheine-binding protein — MSAALGRDEVVAILAGFGDRTPEEVPEGIDSMELAWLVHQIERRCDRRLDDDTLARMTTVSDVVEVLAGFGEPHPGRA, encoded by the coding sequence GTGTCGGCCGCACTCGGGCGGGACGAGGTCGTCGCGATCCTCGCGGGCTTCGGCGACCGCACTCCGGAGGAGGTGCCCGAGGGCATCGACTCGATGGAACTGGCCTGGCTGGTCCATCAGATCGAGCGGCGCTGCGACCGGCGCCTGGACGACGACACCCTGGCCCGCATGACCACGGTGTCCGATGTGGTCGAAGTGCTCGCCGGCTTCGGCGAGCCCCACCCCGGCCGTGCCTGA
- a CDS encoding glycosyltransferase, producing MGRYLFVSLPLTGHVNPLAAVSRELLARGHEVLWAGSESFLRPLLGPDAAIAPIPLRAHRGQADRGMAAAKSRWDGYIVPHAKSTLAGIERAVAAFRPDVLAVDQHAVAGALAAHRAGLPWASMAPTTMELTRPYRALPRVEEWIHRRMATMWTAAGLPGEPPHDLRFSPHLLVGFTGEALTGPLDGPDNAVLVGPALAPRAPDTAFPWEWLDPARRHVLVTVGTLSLDLAQEFHARVVEALRPLGDRVQAIVAAPDGTVVDPPDHVLVRPRVPVLELMPRLDAVVSHGGLNTVCEALAHGVPLLVAPIKGDQPINAAQVAAAGAGRRVRFASVRPGPLREDLLAVLDDPSYRAAARRVGESFAAAGGAATAADHLETLLGGPTENTRTTRTGRTTERMGSAQT from the coding sequence ATGGGACGCTACCTCTTCGTCTCGCTGCCGCTGACCGGCCACGTGAACCCGCTGGCCGCCGTCTCCCGGGAGCTTCTCGCGCGCGGGCACGAGGTGCTGTGGGCGGGCTCCGAGTCGTTCCTCCGGCCGCTGCTCGGCCCCGACGCCGCGATCGCCCCGATCCCGCTGCGGGCCCACCGCGGCCAGGCCGACCGGGGCATGGCCGCCGCCAAGTCGCGCTGGGACGGCTACATCGTCCCGCACGCGAAGAGCACCCTGGCCGGCATCGAACGGGCGGTGGCCGCCTTCCGCCCCGACGTCCTGGCCGTGGACCAGCACGCGGTCGCCGGCGCGCTCGCCGCGCACCGGGCCGGGCTGCCCTGGGCCTCGATGGCGCCGACCACCATGGAACTCACCCGCCCCTACCGCGCCCTGCCCAGGGTGGAGGAGTGGATCCACCGGCGGATGGCGACGATGTGGACCGCCGCCGGTCTGCCCGGCGAGCCGCCGCACGACCTGCGCTTCTCACCGCACCTGCTGGTCGGCTTCACCGGCGAGGCCCTGACCGGCCCGCTGGACGGGCCGGACAACGCCGTCCTGGTCGGACCCGCACTGGCCCCCAGGGCCCCGGACACCGCGTTCCCCTGGGAGTGGCTCGACCCCGCCCGGCGCCACGTCCTGGTCACCGTCGGCACGCTGTCGCTGGACCTCGCCCAGGAGTTCCACGCCCGGGTCGTCGAGGCGCTGCGCCCGCTCGGCGACCGCGTCCAGGCGATCGTGGCGGCGCCGGACGGCACCGTCGTCGATCCGCCCGACCACGTCCTGGTCCGCCCCCGGGTCCCGGTTCTGGAACTGATGCCCCGGCTGGACGCGGTGGTCAGCCACGGCGGGCTGAACACCGTCTGCGAGGCGCTCGCCCACGGGGTACCGCTGCTGGTCGCCCCGATCAAGGGGGACCAGCCCATCAACGCGGCCCAGGTGGCGGCGGCCGGCGCCGGCCGCCGGGTCAGGTTCGCCAGCGTGCGGCCCGGGCCGCTGCGCGAGGACCTCCTGGCCGTGCTCGACGACCCGTCCTACCGCGCCGCGGCGCGGCGGGTGGGGGAGTCCTTCGCCGCCGCCGGGGGCGCCGCGACCGCGGCCGACCACCTGGAGACCCTGCTCGGCGGGCCCACCGAGAACACCCGGACCACCCGGACCGGCCGTACCACCGAAAGAATGGGAAGCGCACAGACGTGA
- a CDS encoding NAD-dependent epimerase/dehydratase family protein → MDRSGSDDGGGPGGGGSDDSGSGLSGSDGSGSDGSGSGGGGSDEGRRVRRAVVTGGAGFVGSHLCDRLRAEGTSVVCVDNLLTGSADNLAARADDPEFVLDRSDVSEVFDIEGPVDLVLHLASPASPHDYARHPIETLRAGAHGTLNALELARRKGARFLLTSTSEVYGDPLVHPQIESYWGNVNPIGPRSQYDEAKRYAEALTTAYRTALGVDTVIVRLFNTYGPRMRPTDGRAVPTFITQALAGQPITVSGDGAQTRSICYVEDTVSGILAAAASGHQGPINIGNPVELSVLELAHHIRDLCGSASPVEFVERPGDDPTLRRPDITLARSVLGWQPMVDFDKGLAMTIDWFSRLAPAGS, encoded by the coding sequence ATGGACCGGAGCGGTTCCGACGACGGGGGCGGCCCGGGCGGCGGTGGTTCGGACGACAGTGGTTCGGGTCTCAGCGGTTCGGACGGCAGCGGTTCGGACGGCAGTGGCTCGGGCGGGGGCGGTTCGGACGAGGGCCGGAGAGTGCGCCGCGCGGTGGTCACCGGCGGCGCGGGCTTCGTCGGCTCGCACCTGTGCGACCGCCTGCGGGCCGAGGGCACCTCGGTCGTCTGCGTCGACAACCTGCTGACCGGCTCGGCCGACAACCTGGCCGCTCGGGCGGACGACCCGGAATTCGTCCTGGACCGCAGTGACGTCTCCGAGGTGTTCGACATCGAGGGGCCGGTCGACCTGGTGCTCCACCTCGCGTCGCCGGCCTCGCCGCACGACTACGCGCGACACCCGATCGAGACGCTCAGGGCCGGTGCCCACGGCACCCTGAACGCACTCGAACTGGCGCGCAGGAAGGGCGCCCGCTTCCTGCTGACCTCCACCTCGGAGGTCTACGGCGACCCGTTGGTCCATCCCCAGATCGAGTCCTACTGGGGCAACGTCAACCCGATCGGCCCGCGCAGCCAGTACGACGAGGCCAAGCGCTACGCGGAGGCGCTGACCACGGCCTACCGCACCGCCCTCGGGGTGGACACGGTGATCGTGCGGCTCTTCAACACCTACGGTCCCCGGATGCGGCCCACCGACGGGCGCGCGGTGCCGACCTTCATCACCCAGGCACTGGCCGGGCAACCGATCACGGTCTCCGGCGACGGCGCGCAGACCAGGTCGATCTGCTACGTCGAGGACACCGTCAGCGGCATCCTGGCCGCGGCCGCCAGCGGGCACCAGGGGCCGATCAACATCGGCAACCCGGTCGAGCTCAGCGTCCTGGAACTGGCGCACCACATCCGCGACCTGTGCGGCTCGGCCTCCCCGGTCGAGTTCGTCGAGCGGCCCGGTGACGACCCGACGCTTCGCCGCCCGGACATCACGCTGGCCCGGTCGGTGCTCGGATGGCAGCCGATGGTGGACTTCGACAAGGGCCTGGCGATGACGATCGACTGGTTCTCGCGCCTCGCACCCGCCGGGAGCTGA